Part of the Nitrospirota bacterium genome is shown below.
CGTTAAAGGCAGGTTTGGCTACTCCTTCATAACAAGCCCAGACAGGCTTAAAAAGCCCCTTATAAAACAAAACGGCACATTCAAAGAAGTCTCATGGGATGAGGCACTCGGCTATTCGGCAGAAAGACTTAAGGAGATAAAAGGTAAGTATGGCTCGGATTCGATAGCAGGGCTTTCCTCTGCAAGATGCACTACAGAGGAAAACTATCTTTTCCAGAAATTCATGAGAGCAGTCATCGGCACGAATAATGTTGACCACTGTGCCCGTCTCTGACATGCCCCTACCGTAGCCAGTCTGGCTACAATCTTTGGCTCAGGGGCAATGACTAACTCCATAAGAGAAATAGAAGGCATGGAGGTCATCTTCATAATCGGCTCTAACACAAAGGAGACACATCCTGTCATTGCAAACAGGATGCTTAAGGCAGTAAGATTAGGAGCAAAACTTATCGTAGCAGACCCAAGAAAGGTCCCGCTTGTAAGATTCTCCGAGATATTCCTCAGGCTTAAAGCAGGCACGGATGTAGCCCTCGCAAACGGCATTGCACATGTAATATTAAAAGAAGGCATTTATGACGAGAGTTTTATCAGGGAAAGAACGGATGGATTCGATGAATGGAGAAAAACTATAGAGGCATTCACTCCAGAGAATGCCTCGATGATAACAGGCGTGCCAAAGAAAGATATAATCAGGGCAGGCATGCTTTATGGGGCATCGAGAAAAGCAGGGATCTTCTACACTATGGGAGTTACACAGCACACTCATGGAACCGATAATGTGAATGCAATTGCCAATCTTGCCCTTCTTACTGGAAACATAGGAAGGGAGCATACAGGTATAAACCCCTTGAGGGGACAAAACAATGTTCAAGGTGCATGCGATGCAGGATGCTTGCCGAATGTTTATCCCGGGTATCAAAGGGTTGACCTGCCTCCTGTAAAAAGGAAATTCGAGAATGCATGGGGCTCTACGCTTTCAGCAGTCGAAGGGCTGAAATCTACTGAGATGATAGAGGCATCTTTTGAGGGAAAACTCAAGGCACTTTATATAATGGGCGAAAATCCTCTTCTTACGGACCCCAATTCAGCACACACACTTAAGGCACTCAAAAACCTTGAATTCCTTTTAGTTCAGGACATATTCCTTACAGAGACAGCCTCGATTGCAGATGTGGTTTTACCTGCAGTGTGTTTTGCCGAAAAGACCGGGACATTCATAAACACAGAAAGGAATGTTCAGCTCGTAAGAAAAGCAGTAGAGCCGCCAGGGGATGCAAAAGAAGACTCGTGGATAATCTCCGAGATTTCAAACATGCTGGGTTATTCCATGAGATATACATCATCCGAAGAGGTTTTTGAGGAGCTTGGCAGTCTCTGGCCTGCTCTTCAGGGCATATCATATGGAAGGATTCGGGTAGATGGTGTTTTCTGGCCATGCCCAACAAAAGACCATCCGGGAACTCCTTACCTTTACAAAGCAGGGTTTCCACGGGGCAAGGTCTCATTCACCCCAGTTGACTATAAAGCATCGGCAGAGGTGGCTGATGAGGAATATCCATTTGTCCTTACAACAGGCAGAAACCTCTTTCAGTATCATGGAGGCTCTATGACACGGAGGGTTCGGCATATAGAGACTCATGCAGGTGAGCCTTATGCGGAGATAAACGAGGAGGATGCCTTAAGGCTTGGCATCAAAGATGGCGAGACGATAAAGGTCTTATCGAGAAGAGGACATATAAAGATAAAGGCAAGGATAACAGGCAGGGTCTCTGTAGGAACGCTATTCATCCCTATGCACTATAGGGAAGCCGCTGCAAATGTGCTCACCAACGATGCAGTTGACCCTCATGCAAAAACACCTGAATTCAAGGTCTGTGCAGTTAATATAGAAAAATAAATTATTTAAAGGAGAAACTTATGGTTAGTAAAACCGAACTGAGGAAACAATTACTTTTTGAAGACTTCGCTGAGTCCGAGCTTGAAAAACTGACATCCATCGTAAAAGAGCTTTCATTAAAAAAAGAGGGGTTACTATTCAAAGAAGGCGATGACACAAAGGGTATTTATATGGTTCGCTCTGGAAAGATAGAGATTAACAAGGTAACTCCTGATGGATGGAAGCAGACACTGGCTGTCCTGATGCCAGGGAATTTCTTTGGAGAGCTTTCAATACTTGAAAAGAGAAAGCATGAAGCAAATGCAGTGGCACTGGAAAATACAGAGCTGTTTAAGCTCCAGAAAGATGACTTTGAAAAAATAGAAAAAGAAGATGCTTATCTGGCATCGCAGATAATAAAAAAGATTGCTTTGATTATGAGCAAGAATCTAAGGCGTATGAACGAGAAATTCTTAAGCGCCTTGATAAATTACTGAAAAGGAGGATTTTTTTCTATGCCTATTGACCCTACGAAACATGCAGACTGGCAGGTAGCAGAAGACGCCGAAAAGACGATGAAGACTGTTTATCGGTTAGGAGAGGAATTAGGACTTGAAAAACAAGAACTGCTTCCACACGGACATTATGTTGCAAAGGTTGATTTCAAAAGCATCCTTAGCAGGCTTAAAAACAAGCCCGATGGTAAATACATAGATGTAACAGCCATCACCCCTACCCCCCTTGGAGAAGGCAAATCCACTACTACGATGGGACTTACTCAAGGTCTTGGAAGGAGAGGCAAGAAGGTCGTATCCGCAATAAGACAGCCCTCTGGCGGACCAACGATGAACATCAAGGGCTCAGCCGCAGGAGGCGGACTTTCCCAATGCATTCCCCTTACGCCATTTTCATTAGGGCTGACAGGAGACATAAACGCCATTATGAATGCCCATAACCTTGCACTCGTTGCCCTTACATCGAGACTACAGCATGAGTTCAACTACACAGACGAACAGCTATCGAAAAGGGGTCTTAAGAGGCTTAACATCGACCCTCGAAATGTCGAGATGAAGTGGATTATGGATTTCTGTGCTCAGTCACTGAGAAAGATACTAATAGGCATTGGCGAGAAGATGGATGGCTTCATGATGGAGTCAGGCTTTGCCATTGCAGTGTCCTCAGAGGTCATGGCTATACTTGCAGTCTCTACAGACCTCAAGGACATGCGTGAAAAGATGGGCAGGATTGTGGTTGCATATGATAAGCACGGCAAGCCTGTTACAACAGAAGACCTTAATGTGGCAGGTGCAATGACTGCATGGATGGTCGAGGCACTCAATCCAAATCTCTTACAGACAATCGAGGGACAGCCTGTTTTTGTCCATGCAGGGCCATTTGCAAATATAGCAATAGGCCAATCATCCATAATAGCAGATAGGATTGGGCTTAAGCTCGGAGACTATCATGTCACCGAGTCAGGCTTTGGAGCGGATATTGGGTTTGAGAAGTTCTGGAACCTCAAGTGCAGGTTCTCAGGCTTAAAGCCCCATGCCGCAGTGATTGTTGCAACTATAAGGGCACTTAAATGTCATGGTGGAGCACCGATTCCTGTGCCGGGAAGACCAATGCCAGAGGAATATAAGACAGAAAATGTAGGCTGGGTTGAAAAAGGCACTGAAAACCTCATCCATCATATAAAAACTGTTAAGAAGGCAGGCATTAACCCTGTTGTGTGCATAAATGCCTTTTTTACTGACACCGAAGCAGAGATAAAGGTTGTGAGTAGGCTTGCAGAGTCAGCAGGCGCAAGGGTTGCTGTCTCCAAGCATTGGCAGTTTGGCGGAGAAGGTGCTCTTGACCTTGCAGATGCAGTTATAGATGCCTGTAACGAGCCGAATGATTTCAGGTTCCTCTATGAACTCAGTATGCCTCTTAGAAAAAGAATCGAGACTATTGCAAAAGAGGTCTACGGTGCAGATACTGTTGAGTACTCTCCCGATGCCCTACAGAAAGCAAAGAGGATGGAGGATGACACCGAGATAGCAAAGCTGGGCATATGTATGGTCAAGACCCATCTGAGTCTTTCGGATAATCCCAACATCAAGGGAGTGCCAAAGAACTGGAAGCTTTTCGTAAGGGACATACTTACATATAAGGGAGCTGGTTTCGTAGTGCCTGTGGCAGGTGCAATTAAGCTTATGCCTGGCACAAGCTCTGACCCTGCATATAGAAGGGTTGATGTGGATGTGGAAACAGGCAAGGTCAAAGGGCTGTTCTAACTGCCTTATGATAAAGGCAGTTATCTTTGACTTTGGAGGGGTTCTTGCAGAGGAAGGCTTTAGAGAAGGGCTTAAGGCTATTGCAAGAAGTAATGGACTCGACCCAGATGTATTCTTTAAAACAGGAGAGGATCTCATATACGAAACAGGTTATGTAACAGGCATGGCAAGAGAATCCGATTACTGGAAGGCAGTAAGGAAAAAAACAGGCATCAGTGGAAAAGACAATGACCTCAGAGAAGAAATCCTGAGAAGGTTTACATTAAGACAATGGTTGATAAGGCATGTCAAAGGGCTAAGGGCATCAGGCATGGTTACAGCTATCCTAAGCGACCAGACCAACTGGCTCGAGGAGATTGCCAACGAAACCAATCTGTACGATGGATTTGATTATGTGTTTAATTCATTCAGAATCAAAAAAGGCAAAAAAGACCCATCTGTTTTCAAGGATGTCTGTAATGCTATGGGACTGAATCCTTCTGAGGTCATCTTTGTAGATGACAACCCTGAAAACATAAAGAGGGCATCTTCCGAGGGTCTGAATGTCATACATTTCAAGGATAAAGATGACTTTTTAAAAGGGATACGGAGATTTATCCACTTTCAATAATCTATCCCCTTTTCAGGCTTTATTCCCTTGTCAAAGGCATGCCTTATTTCCTTCATCTCAGTCACAGTATGAGCCCTTTTTATCACATCGGGGTGTGCATCTCTTCCTGTAAGAATAAGATGCATTGAAGGAGGTTTATCGTTAATTAGCTCAAGCAACTGAGAAAGGTCAACAAGCCCTAACTGAAGGGCATTATTTATCTCATCCAGTATGAGAATATCGAAATTTTCTGAAAGCATCTTTTCTCTTGCAAGTTTTATTGCAGACTGTGCAGAAAGCCTGTGTTTTTCATGTGCCTTTGGATTATAAAATCCCTTTCCCATAAGATGGAATTCTACATTAAGCTTTTTAAGTGCAGGCATCTCTCCTGAAGACTTGCCTTTTATAAAATAGATTATACATACCTTCATGCCATGCCCTACTGCCCTCAAAGCCATGCCTAATGCTGAGGTCGTCTTTCCTTTGCCATCTCCTGTAAGGACAATAATGATGCCTGTTTTTCTCATGGACTTAGATGTGCTCATATGTGTCATTGAAGCCTATCTGGCTTCCATTGCCATAATCTTTTAATTGCCAATAAGGAGGGGATGTGATAATGAGATGGACAGATTCGTCTTTGAGCTCTTTCATCTTTCGGCTATCACCGAGGATTATTTTATGAAGGGTTTTCATGACAATTATTATACAGCAGTGGCAACTGCGCTTTCTCTTTTATTTTTAACTTCCGCCCTGCATAAAAAGAAGCCATCCTCTTACTTTGATATTCTATTGACCTTTCGTCTAAGTTTTTTAAATCGTGTTTTGGGAAAAATTCTATCTTTTGCCTCCCGACATAATTATAGCTACTACTTACATTATTTGGTGCTTCTATAAGGCGCTCTATTATAGGTAGACTTTTAAGAGCAAGTTTCTCTTTATCATCATCTTTTGAAAAATGGTCTATGCAGTTACGAACGCATCCCAAAAGCAAGTCTATAAACTGGATAAAATTTGAATACTGGTTTGAAGAATCTTTATGGTCAGAGTTAATGAAATTAATTTCTTTTGTTTTGAAGGTAATTTTCCCATCCTGCTCATCTATAGAAAATATTGAATGCCATGGAAAATAAGAATGGGTCTCTAATGCTTTGTTTTCATCATGGTAAATGCTATCAATAAAAATTTTTACATATCTATTAAAGTAAGTTTTAACAGGCTTTAATATTGCAGTTCGGAAAAATCTGTTGTATATGATATTTTGTCCCCCATTGCCGAATTTGGACTTATCCAGTTTTGTTAAATCTATGCCCAATATATGAAAATAGATTTTATCTCTATCTCTTAAAAAATAATCTAACCATCTATCTGCAACAAAATACTTGTCTTTCGATTTACTAATATCGCTAAAACGAACCTCTGTATCGTTTTTGCTATGGTATCGGCATAGCGGGTTACATTTTCCCCATATTTTATCTTTTTGGGG
Proteins encoded:
- a CDS encoding formate--tetrahydrofolate ligase, whose amino-acid sequence is MPIDPTKHADWQVAEDAEKTMKTVYRLGEELGLEKQELLPHGHYVAKVDFKSILSRLKNKPDGKYIDVTAITPTPLGEGKSTTTMGLTQGLGRRGKKVVSAIRQPSGGPTMNIKGSAAGGGLSQCIPLTPFSLGLTGDINAIMNAHNLALVALTSRLQHEFNYTDEQLSKRGLKRLNIDPRNVEMKWIMDFCAQSLRKILIGIGEKMDGFMMESGFAIAVSSEVMAILAVSTDLKDMREKMGRIVVAYDKHGKPVTTEDLNVAGAMTAWMVEALNPNLLQTIEGQPVFVHAGPFANIAIGQSSIIADRIGLKLGDYHVTESGFGADIGFEKFWNLKCRFSGLKPHAAVIVATIRALKCHGGAPIPVPGRPMPEEYKTENVGWVEKGTENLIHHIKTVKKAGINPVVCINAFFTDTEAEIKVVSRLAESAGARVAVSKHWQFGGEGALDLADAVIDACNEPNDFRFLYELSMPLRKRIETIAKEVYGADTVEYSPDALQKAKRMEDDTEIAKLGICMVKTHLSLSDNPNIKGVPKNWKLFVRDILTYKGAGFVVPVAGAIKLMPGTSSDPAYRRVDVDVETGKVKGLF
- a CDS encoding cyclic nucleotide-binding domain-containing protein encodes the protein MVSKTELRKQLLFEDFAESELEKLTSIVKELSLKKEGLLFKEGDDTKGIYMVRSGKIEINKVTPDGWKQTLAVLMPGNFFGELSILEKRKHEANAVALENTELFKLQKDDFEKIEKEDAYLASQIIKKIALIMSKNLRRMNEKFLSALINY
- the cobO gene encoding cob(I)yrinic acid a,c-diamide adenosyltransferase, yielding MSTSKSMRKTGIIIVLTGDGKGKTTSALGMALRAVGHGMKVCIIYFIKGKSSGEMPALKKLNVEFHLMGKGFYNPKAHEKHRLSAQSAIKLAREKMLSENFDILILDEINNALQLGLVDLSQLLELINDKPPSMHLILTGRDAHPDVIKRAHTVTEMKEIRHAFDKGIKPEKGIDY
- the fdhF gene encoding formate dehydrogenase subunit alpha encodes the protein MIKLTIDGKTLTVLEGTTVLEASRMTDITIPTLCHHPKLTPFGGCRLCIVEIKGIPRPVTSCTTPVAEGIEVITSTPKLDDLRKTLLELILSDHPNDCMICEKAGDCTLQELAYFYGIKENRFKGQRRLYEKKDGNPFIERDMEKCILCGRCVKACDEIQGVSAIDFAYRGFKSKISPPYEHALDCEFCGQCVAVCPTGALTGKMWALRGRHKDIKEVDTVCGYCGTGCNITLHVRRNEVIRVTSKEDRWNEGWLCVKGRFGYSFITSPDRLKKPLIKQNGTFKEVSWDEALGYSAERLKEIKGKYGSDSIAGLSSARCTTEENYLFQKFMRAVIGTNNVDHCARLUHAPTVASLATIFGSGAMTNSIREIEGMEVIFIIGSNTKETHPVIANRMLKAVRLGAKLIVADPRKVPLVRFSEIFLRLKAGTDVALANGIAHVILKEGIYDESFIRERTDGFDEWRKTIEAFTPENASMITGVPKKDIIRAGMLYGASRKAGIFYTMGVTQHTHGTDNVNAIANLALLTGNIGREHTGINPLRGQNNVQGACDAGCLPNVYPGYQRVDLPPVKRKFENAWGSTLSAVEGLKSTEMIEASFEGKLKALYIMGENPLLTDPNSAHTLKALKNLEFLLVQDIFLTETASIADVVLPAVCFAEKTGTFINTERNVQLVRKAVEPPGDAKEDSWIISEISNMLGYSMRYTSSEEVFEELGSLWPALQGISYGRIRVDGVFWPCPTKDHPGTPYLYKAGFPRGKVSFTPVDYKASAEVADEEYPFVLTTGRNLFQYHGGSMTRRVRHIETHAGEPYAEINEEDALRLGIKDGETIKVLSRRGHIKIKARITGRVSVGTLFIPMHYREAAANVLTNDAVDPHAKTPEFKVCAVNIEK
- a CDS encoding HAD family phosphatase; the protein is MWKQARSKGCSNCLMIKAVIFDFGGVLAEEGFREGLKAIARSNGLDPDVFFKTGEDLIYETGYVTGMARESDYWKAVRKKTGISGKDNDLREEILRRFTLRQWLIRHVKGLRASGMVTAILSDQTNWLEEIANETNLYDGFDYVFNSFRIKKGKKDPSVFKDVCNAMGLNPSEVIFVDDNPENIKRASSEGLNVIHFKDKDDFLKGIRRFIHFQ